The stretch of DNA GCGCGGTGCTCGCCCTGCTCGGCAGCCGGGACGCGAACCTGCGGGTGGCCGAGGAACTGCTCACCGCCGACGTGCACGCGCGCGGCAACGAGATCACGTTGTCCGGTGAACCGGCCGAGGTCGCCTTCGCCGAGCGGGTGTTCGGCGAACTCGTCGAGATCGTGTCGAAGGACGACCAGCTCACCCCGGACGCGGTCCGCCGGGTGGTCGGGATGCTCTCGGCCGACGACAACGAGTCGCCCGCCGAGGTGCTCAACCTGGACATCCTGTCCAAGCGCGGCCGCACGATCCGTCCCAAGACGCTGAACCAGAAGCGCTACGTGGACGCGATCGACGAGCACACCGTGGTCTTCGGCATCGGCCCCGCGGGCACCGGCAAGACCTACCTGGCGATGGCCAAGGCCGTGCAGGCGCTGCAGACCAAGCAGGTCAACCGGATCATCCTCACCCGTCCCGCCGTGGAGGCCGGTGAGCGGCTGGGCCACCTGCCGGGCACGCTCTACGAGAAGATCGACCCGTACCTGCGGCCGCTGTACGACGCGCTGCACGACATGATCGACCCGGAGTCGGTGCCGCGGCTGACCCAGGCCGGGACGATCGAGGTGGCGCCGCTGGCCTACATGCGCGGGCGCACCCTCAACGACGCCTTCATCATCCTCGACGAGGCGCAGAACACCACGCCCGAGCAGATGAAGATGTTCCTGACCCGCCTCGGGTTCGGCTCCCGCATCGTGGTCACCGGGGACATCACCCAGGTCGATCTGCCCGGCGGCCAGCGCAGCGGCCTGCGCGTGGTCCGGGAGATCCTGGAAGGCGTGCAGGACGTGCACTTCGCCAACTTGGACAGCTCGGACGTGGTCCGGCACCAGCTGGTCACCGACATCGTCAACGCCTACGACCGCTGGCAGGCCCGCCAGGACGCCGAGGCCGAGCAGCAGTTCGCCCGCCACGGCCGCTCCGGCCGCGGCGGCCAGTTCCGGGAACGAGCATGAGCATCGAAATCGCCAACGAATCCGGTGTCGAGGTCGACGAGGGCACCATCGTCTCGGTCGCCCGCTACGCGCTGGACCGGATGAGCGTGAGCCAGCTCGCCGAGCTGTCCATCGTGCTCGTCGAGCTGAACGTGATGTCCGACCTGCATGAGCGCTGGATGGACCTGCCCGGTCCGACCGACGTGATGGCCTTCCCCATGGACGAGTACGACTCG from Saccharopolyspora sp. SCSIO 74807 encodes:
- a CDS encoding PhoH family protein, yielding MSAQRLSAQNRPEARSVQSKVTVPDSAVLALLGSRDANLRVAEELLTADVHARGNEITLSGEPAEVAFAERVFGELVEIVSKDDQLTPDAVRRVVGMLSADDNESPAEVLNLDILSKRGRTIRPKTLNQKRYVDAIDEHTVVFGIGPAGTGKTYLAMAKAVQALQTKQVNRIILTRPAVEAGERLGHLPGTLYEKIDPYLRPLYDALHDMIDPESVPRLTQAGTIEVAPLAYMRGRTLNDAFIILDEAQNTTPEQMKMFLTRLGFGSRIVVTGDITQVDLPGGQRSGLRVVREILEGVQDVHFANLDSSDVVRHQLVTDIVNAYDRWQARQDAEAEQQFARHGRSGRGGQFRERA